Proteins encoded by one window of Chondromyces crocatus:
- the rsmA gene encoding 16S rRNA (adenine(1518)-N(6)/adenine(1519)-N(6))-dimethyltransferase RsmA: MSSGGQNSAAGRLRARGLAPKKRFGQNFLVDDETSRRIAEAATTPAGGTVLEIGAGLGALTRPLLDRAGRVLAVERDRDLVPILHEELAAVIDEGRLTIFEADAAQLDWIATLSSVEPLRPWSIAGNLPYQITGRLLERATEVADQIDRAVFMVQLEVAERLLASPGSHAYGALTVFVRAAFEVKRLLTARSGAFYPRPEVDSAVVVLTPIRPRRAEETEAFRLAVRAAFGARRKTLRNAWRGLYGWTLEELERNAQDAKISLDARGETLDVEAFARIAAYRDR; encoded by the coding sequence ATGTCCAGCGGCGGACAGAATTCGGCGGCGGGGCGCCTGCGCGCTCGTGGGCTCGCCCCCAAGAAGCGGTTCGGGCAGAACTTCCTGGTCGACGACGAGACATCGCGCCGCATCGCAGAAGCTGCGACGACACCTGCCGGCGGCACGGTGCTCGAGATCGGTGCCGGCCTCGGTGCGCTCACGCGGCCGCTCCTGGACCGCGCTGGCCGGGTGCTCGCGGTGGAGCGCGATCGTGACCTCGTCCCCATCCTCCACGAGGAACTCGCTGCGGTCATCGACGAAGGCCGGCTGACCATCTTCGAGGCCGACGCGGCGCAGCTCGACTGGATCGCGACGCTGTCCAGCGTCGAGCCACTCCGCCCCTGGAGCATCGCGGGCAACCTGCCCTACCAGATTACCGGCCGCTTGCTCGAGCGGGCCACGGAGGTCGCCGATCAGATCGACCGCGCCGTGTTCATGGTGCAGCTCGAGGTCGCCGAGCGCCTCCTCGCCTCACCGGGCAGCCATGCCTACGGCGCCCTCACCGTCTTCGTGCGCGCCGCCTTCGAGGTGAAACGCCTGCTCACCGCCCGCTCCGGCGCCTTCTACCCTCGGCCCGAGGTGGACTCGGCGGTGGTGGTCCTCACCCCCATCCGACCCCGACGTGCGGAGGAGACCGAGGCCTTTCGGCTCGCCGTTCGGGCAGCTTTCGGTGCCCGACGCAAGACGCTCCGCAATGCCTGGCGGGGGCTCTACGGCTGGACCCTGGAAGAACTCGAGCGGAATGCACAGGACGCGAAGATCTCCCTGGATGCTCGCGGGGAGACGCTCGACGTCGAGGCCTTCGCCAGGATCGCGGCCTACCGTGATCGGTGA
- a CDS encoding DUF58 domain-containing protein, whose amino-acid sequence MQLYPTRTAAHLAVAGAAVVGVGLVAREPAIVGWGGAILVALALARAVTLVSVARIRAAGFEMLWTGQRRLVRTPRGGVVEIDAEVRNRDTLAARFVRLRAVASSQLDVSIHPDRGEVMASGRLKVKVVVRAPRVGHHGLHGLALEVHGAPGLFEVPLTFANPYGIEVLPRPFMAYLMQPRGGRSHLVAAVGRPGRARGEGDELRELREHQHGDPFRKIAWKASSRRGVLLVRELEREERDVVWVVLDASVELWAGPVGRAPLDFSIDEAATVATRHLGRGDRVGLVIFANGIRTLLPPDHGPVHGQKLAQALLVGCSTYDAERSDLDEADVAVRVLEHLRPLDAQGLSDVRRSDLDRLAARAESMRTRAPFAAAAPAGRSPRDRTLRRYLASYGIESPPRLEPDHRDVAVMLGEVFTTIARAKPRASIVHVMATPPQEVTTGPLPEALRRLTRRGAMVFWSTPDTEPALTPPWTPARHHDWDPDEQETAVPARDAFQDAAPIAAEAVLLRTRVAQARREAALRRLGVRVSRIRPISQHARAEHLIPPEPTPDGATGK is encoded by the coding sequence ATGCAGCTCTACCCCACTCGCACCGCGGCTCACCTGGCCGTCGCCGGAGCGGCGGTGGTGGGCGTGGGGCTCGTCGCACGTGAGCCCGCCATCGTCGGATGGGGCGGGGCCATCCTCGTCGCGCTCGCGCTGGCCCGCGCGGTGACGCTGGTCTCCGTCGCACGGATCCGTGCCGCGGGCTTCGAGATGCTCTGGACGGGGCAGCGTCGACTCGTCCGCACACCACGGGGTGGCGTCGTGGAGATCGACGCCGAAGTTCGGAACCGTGACACCCTCGCCGCGCGCTTCGTGAGACTGCGCGCGGTCGCTTCATCCCAGCTCGACGTGAGCATTCACCCCGATCGGGGTGAAGTCATGGCATCGGGGCGGCTCAAGGTGAAGGTGGTCGTGCGCGCACCGAGGGTCGGTCACCACGGCTTGCATGGCCTCGCGCTGGAGGTGCATGGGGCACCCGGGCTCTTCGAGGTCCCGCTCACCTTCGCCAATCCTTACGGGATCGAGGTGCTTCCACGACCCTTCATGGCGTACCTCATGCAACCGCGCGGAGGGCGCAGCCATCTCGTCGCAGCCGTCGGGAGGCCGGGGCGGGCGCGCGGAGAAGGGGATGAGCTGCGCGAGCTGCGCGAGCATCAGCACGGGGATCCGTTTCGCAAGATCGCCTGGAAGGCCAGCTCCCGACGGGGGGTCCTGCTCGTTCGAGAACTCGAACGGGAAGAGCGAGACGTCGTGTGGGTCGTGCTCGACGCCTCGGTCGAGTTGTGGGCGGGCCCTGTCGGACGAGCTCCGCTCGACTTCTCCATCGACGAAGCCGCGACGGTGGCGACGAGACATCTGGGGCGCGGAGATCGGGTGGGGCTCGTCATCTTCGCAAACGGGATCCGCACCCTGCTGCCGCCCGATCACGGGCCGGTTCACGGTCAGAAGCTCGCCCAGGCCCTCCTCGTCGGATGCAGCACCTATGATGCCGAGCGCAGCGATCTCGACGAAGCCGATGTCGCCGTCCGCGTGCTGGAACACCTCCGTCCGCTCGACGCGCAAGGGTTGTCCGACGTCCGACGCAGCGATCTCGATCGGCTGGCGGCGCGGGCAGAGTCGATGCGCACGCGTGCGCCGTTCGCGGCCGCAGCGCCTGCTGGGCGCTCGCCCCGGGACCGCACACTCCGACGTTACCTCGCGAGCTACGGGATCGAGTCCCCTCCCCGACTCGAGCCGGATCACCGGGATGTCGCCGTCATGCTGGGGGAGGTGTTCACGACGATCGCCCGCGCCAAGCCCCGCGCCAGCATCGTCCACGTGATGGCCACGCCTCCTCAGGAGGTGACGACTGGCCCGCTCCCCGAAGCACTGCGCAGGCTCACGCGGCGAGGCGCCATGGTGTTCTGGTCGACGCCGGACACTGAGCCCGCGCTGACCCCCCCGTGGACGCCAGCGCGCCATCACGACTGGGACCCAGACGAGCAGGAGACGGCAGTCCCTGCGCGCGATGCATTCCAGGACGCCGCCCCCATCGCGGCGGAAGCCGTCCTGCTGAGGACGCGCGTGGCTCAAGCACGACGCGAGGCCGCACTCCGACGTCTCGGGGTGCGCGTCTCGCGCATCCGGCCGATCTCGCAGCACGCGCGTGCCGAGCACCTCATCCCGCCCGAGCCGACGCCGGATGGCGCCACGGGCAAGTAA
- a CDS encoding AAA family ATPase: MTQAVAVDEITAAKERLDALRREVLRVYIGSTRTLDVLLTALLAQGHVLLEGVPGVAKTTLVKAFAAGLGATVRRIQFTPDLLPADITGTYVLSPKEGTFALRPGPIFANVVLADEINRAPAKTQSALLEAMQERQVTIEGDRFELPAPFIVLATQNPIDLEGTYPLPEAQIDRFLIRVSLGYPLHKDEVAMLRAHNVDPPKGRAVLNVQELLSLQNIARRIHVEDDIYEYAVALTAFTRTHPRVLLGASPRASLALIQAAKAAAVLGGRPFVTPDDVRGMTGAVLAHRLVLVPEAEGDPRARDAIVEDAVQRVGYRRAVRPA; encoded by the coding sequence ATGACGCAGGCCGTCGCCGTCGATGAGATCACGGCAGCGAAGGAGCGGCTCGATGCCCTCCGGAGAGAGGTGTTGCGCGTCTACATCGGGTCGACGCGGACCCTCGATGTGCTGCTGACCGCGCTGCTGGCTCAGGGACACGTTCTGCTCGAGGGCGTGCCCGGCGTCGCGAAGACGACGCTGGTCAAAGCGTTCGCCGCCGGACTGGGAGCCACCGTACGGAGGATCCAGTTCACCCCGGATCTGCTGCCCGCGGACATCACCGGCACGTACGTGCTGTCGCCCAAGGAAGGTACCTTCGCGCTCCGACCGGGGCCCATCTTCGCCAACGTGGTGCTCGCCGACGAGATCAACCGCGCACCTGCCAAGACGCAGTCCGCGCTGCTCGAGGCGATGCAGGAGCGTCAGGTCACCATCGAAGGAGATCGCTTCGAGCTCCCTGCCCCCTTCATCGTGCTGGCGACCCAGAACCCGATCGACCTGGAGGGCACCTATCCCCTGCCCGAGGCGCAGATCGATCGGTTCCTCATCCGCGTCAGCCTGGGCTACCCGCTGCACAAAGACGAGGTGGCCATGCTCCGCGCCCACAACGTGGATCCGCCCAAGGGGCGGGCCGTGCTGAACGTGCAGGAGCTGCTGTCGCTGCAGAACATCGCTCGGCGCATCCATGTCGAGGACGACATCTACGAGTACGCCGTCGCCCTCACGGCGTTCACGCGGACGCATCCACGCGTCTTGCTGGGGGCGTCTCCCAGGGCTTCGCTGGCGCTGATCCAGGCGGCCAAGGCGGCGGCCGTGCTGGGTGGGCGCCCATTCGTCACGCCGGACGACGTGCGTGGCATGACGGGCGCCGTCCTCGCTCACCGGCTGGTGCTCGTACCCGAGGCCGAGGGCGATCCGCGTGCGCGCGACGCCATCGTGGAGGACGCTGTGCAGCGTGTCGGCTACCGGCGCGCGGTGCGCCCAGCCTGA
- a CDS encoding DUF4350 domain-containing protein — MGIALAALLVLATPLTALAGAFDVNDNTWEGCSEFLEIARAELGSARVSAVAVLDWSRVQPEDGVLVLHPVQPIDPEESTAFMKAGGRLAIVDDFGRGDDTLKRFKIERTATPSRPVASLRGRAALALAEPVIDAVGGQAVGPHPVVSNVQKLVTNHPTGLRHPNLSPVLRIRAINEPDVVIAVAGQVEKGRLFAMSDPSALINLMLRYPGNRAFGVGLVRYLVDEDGSQAQRGRLFIVANRFDQEGTFGGETTLRKELDAQVAALLRMLEEARQEGFPAAMLLALAAMAALGVAVWVARTAARPYRSPLPRYARPVPLVAQGGVAGRFAVLAAPTSPRSLMLLELKSALFEAMALRFGLGADPSVDALTQLVAREGGLDERTFSDFKEVLSNMQRVEASVVAGKPTAVSRPALSHAAKVVRDVLAACHADGTLRLGVESSPGKGAA, encoded by the coding sequence GTGGGCATCGCGCTGGCGGCGTTGCTCGTGCTCGCCACGCCCCTCACGGCGCTGGCGGGTGCCTTTGATGTAAACGACAACACCTGGGAGGGATGCTCCGAGTTCCTCGAGATCGCGCGTGCAGAGCTCGGCAGCGCGCGGGTCAGCGCCGTGGCCGTGCTCGACTGGAGTCGGGTGCAGCCCGAAGACGGGGTGCTCGTGCTGCACCCCGTTCAGCCCATCGATCCCGAAGAGAGCACGGCGTTCATGAAGGCCGGCGGACGTCTGGCCATCGTCGACGATTTCGGGCGTGGCGACGACACGCTGAAGCGGTTCAAGATCGAGCGGACGGCGACGCCCAGCCGTCCGGTGGCGTCGCTGCGAGGACGCGCCGCCCTGGCGCTGGCAGAGCCCGTCATCGACGCTGTGGGGGGCCAGGCCGTGGGACCCCACCCGGTGGTGAGCAACGTCCAGAAGCTGGTGACCAATCACCCCACGGGTCTTCGTCATCCCAACCTGTCACCCGTGCTGCGCATCCGCGCGATCAACGAGCCGGACGTGGTCATCGCCGTGGCAGGTCAGGTCGAGAAGGGTCGTCTCTTCGCGATGAGCGACCCGTCCGCCCTCATCAACCTCATGCTCCGCTATCCGGGCAATCGAGCGTTCGGGGTCGGGTTGGTGCGTTACCTGGTGGACGAGGACGGGAGTCAGGCCCAGCGCGGGCGCTTGTTCATCGTGGCCAACCGGTTCGACCAGGAAGGGACGTTCGGGGGAGAGACGACCTTGCGCAAGGAGCTCGATGCGCAGGTCGCCGCGCTGCTGCGCATGCTCGAAGAGGCGCGGCAAGAGGGGTTCCCGGCGGCCATGCTCCTCGCGCTCGCAGCGATGGCGGCGCTGGGCGTGGCCGTCTGGGTGGCGCGTACGGCCGCGCGGCCCTACCGGAGCCCCCTGCCGCGTTACGCTCGACCCGTGCCCCTGGTCGCCCAGGGAGGCGTCGCTGGGCGCTTCGCGGTGCTCGCGGCCCCCACGTCGCCGAGAAGCCTGATGCTCCTCGAACTCAAAAGCGCGCTCTTCGAGGCCATGGCGCTCCGCTTCGGCCTCGGCGCCGATCCCTCCGTCGACGCGCTGACGCAGCTCGTGGCGCGCGAGGGAGGCCTTGACGAGCGAACGTTCTCGGACTTCAAGGAAGTATTGTCCAACATGCAGCGAGTCGAAGCGTCCGTGGTTGCCGGCAAGCCAACGGCAGTTTCCCGTCCAGCGCTCTCTCACGCGGCGAAGGTGGTGCGGGACGTCCTCGCCGCCTGTCACGCCGACGGGACGCTGCGACTCGGGGTCGAGAGCTCCCCTGGCAAGGGGGCCGCATGA
- the rpsP gene encoding 30S ribosomal protein S16 gives MAVHIRLARAGTNKMPFYRIVVADQRSPRNGRFIERVGTYDPRRPEIRLDLTRVNHWLSKGAQPSHTVSLLLKRSNKQVEPAATEK, from the coding sequence ATGGCCGTTCATATCCGCCTCGCCCGCGCGGGCACCAACAAGATGCCCTTCTACCGCATCGTCGTCGCCGACCAGCGCAGCCCGCGCAACGGCCGGTTCATCGAGCGGGTGGGCACTTACGACCCGCGCCGGCCCGAGATCCGGCTCGATTTGACCCGCGTCAATCACTGGCTCTCGAAGGGCGCCCAGCCCTCGCACACCGTCTCGTTGCTCCTGAAGCGGAGCAACAAGCAGGTCGAGCCGGCGGCTACCGAGAAGTGA
- a CDS encoding KH domain-containing protein, with the protein MASASPLVDLVTLVARQLVDRPEQVVVREVTGDRFPRIELSVAREDIGKVIGKDGRTAQSIRTLLSAAASKSGRRAHLDILD; encoded by the coding sequence ATGGCTTCCGCGTCCCCTCTTGTGGATCTCGTCACGCTCGTCGCCCGACAACTCGTCGATCGCCCCGAGCAGGTGGTGGTCCGTGAAGTGACCGGTGACCGTTTCCCGCGGATCGAACTCAGCGTCGCCCGTGAGGACATCGGCAAGGTGATTGGCAAGGACGGGCGGACGGCACAGTCCATCCGGACGTTGCTGAGCGCCGCCGCGAGCAAATCGGGCCGTCGCGCGCACCTCGACATCCTCGATTGA
- the rimM gene encoding ribosome maturation factor RimM (Essential for efficient processing of 16S rRNA), translated as MERRFVPVAEIARPHGVHGEIRLRVFNETSDLLVRRLPIRLRLSDGSERDAKLEAVRPTNKALLVRIAGVDDRDAAEALRGAFVCVSRDLFPPAEDGEFYACDIEGAEAVTAEGQAVGRVTGLVSYPSCDVLVIALGDPPEAGKKPKVVEVPLIDAYVSSVDVARQVVTLVTLEGLL; from the coding sequence GTGGAGCGAAGGTTCGTCCCTGTCGCGGAGATCGCGAGGCCTCACGGCGTGCATGGCGAGATTCGCCTGCGCGTCTTCAATGAGACTTCCGATCTCCTGGTCCGGCGCCTACCCATCCGGCTTCGCTTGTCGGATGGGTCGGAGCGTGACGCCAAGCTGGAAGCGGTCCGTCCCACCAACAAGGCGCTTCTCGTGCGCATCGCAGGCGTCGACGACCGAGACGCGGCGGAAGCGCTGCGTGGCGCGTTCGTCTGCGTCTCTCGCGACCTCTTCCCTCCTGCCGAGGACGGAGAGTTTTACGCATGTGACATCGAGGGCGCAGAGGCCGTGACTGCCGAAGGGCAGGCGGTCGGTCGGGTGACGGGTCTCGTATCCTACCCGAGCTGCGACGTCCTGGTGATCGCCCTGGGTGATCCGCCCGAGGCCGGCAAGAAGCCCAAGGTGGTCGAGGTGCCTCTCATCGACGCCTACGTCTCGTCGGTCGACGTCGCGCGTCAGGTGGTCACCCTCGTCACGCTCGAAGGCTTGCTCTAG
- the trmD gene encoding tRNA (guanosine(37)-N1)-methyltransferase TrmD, with protein MRIDVITLFPELFERFLAVGMVGRAFSTGAAQARLRNPRDFGLGRHRSVDDTPYGGGSGMVIRVDCVVNCMEALDAEAVTPGETPVRAHRLLLTPQGQPFTQQKALDLASRPAIALLCGRYEGFDERVRSFVDEEISLGDFVLSGGEVAAMAVIDACVRLLPGVLGNAGSIEHESHSPALGGLLEYPHYTRPVEFRGLRVPEVLQQGNHAAIARWRGQQAEMRTTERRPDLWEKVKKERS; from the coding sequence ATGCGTATCGACGTCATCACCCTATTTCCGGAGCTGTTCGAGCGGTTCCTTGCTGTAGGCATGGTCGGTCGGGCCTTCTCGACGGGGGCTGCGCAGGCGCGCCTGCGGAACCCCCGCGACTTTGGCCTCGGTCGTCACCGCAGCGTCGACGACACGCCCTACGGGGGTGGCTCGGGGATGGTGATCCGGGTCGACTGCGTCGTGAATTGCATGGAAGCGCTCGACGCAGAGGCCGTCACGCCTGGCGAGACCCCGGTCCGCGCTCACCGTCTGCTGCTCACCCCGCAGGGGCAGCCATTCACTCAGCAGAAGGCGCTCGACCTGGCGAGCCGGCCTGCCATCGCGCTCCTGTGTGGGCGCTACGAGGGCTTCGACGAGCGCGTCCGCAGCTTCGTGGACGAGGAGATCTCGCTCGGTGACTTCGTGCTGAGCGGAGGCGAGGTGGCCGCGATGGCGGTGATCGATGCCTGTGTCCGGCTCCTACCTGGGGTGCTGGGGAACGCCGGATCCATCGAGCACGAGTCTCACAGCCCCGCGCTGGGAGGGCTCCTCGAGTATCCGCACTACACGCGACCCGTCGAGTTTCGAGGCTTGCGGGTGCCCGAGGTGCTGCAACAAGGCAACCACGCCGCGATCGCGCGATGGCGGGGCCAGCAGGCCGAGATGAGGACCACCGAACGCCGCCCCGATCTCTGGGAGAAGGTGAAGAAGGAGAGATCGTGA
- a CDS encoding RNA methyltransferase: MTRIALALVHYPVLDRAGERVTTAITNLDLHDMARSARTYGAERLFVVHPVEAQRALATRIREHWIEGSGGRRIPDRAVALEVLQVVPTLEDAYQALATPTEGQPARRGIELWTTAASSRFGDVTSMATARARIEQTDRPILIVFGTGWGLAPEILSDADVRLEPIRARADTGFNHLSVRAACAITLDRLLG, from the coding sequence GTGACGAGGATCGCGCTGGCGCTGGTTCATTACCCCGTTCTGGACAGGGCAGGGGAGCGGGTGACGACGGCCATCACCAACCTGGACCTGCACGACATGGCAAGGAGCGCTCGAACCTATGGTGCCGAGCGGCTCTTCGTCGTGCACCCGGTCGAGGCCCAGCGTGCCCTGGCGACGCGCATCCGAGAGCACTGGATCGAGGGCTCGGGGGGTCGTCGGATCCCCGACCGCGCCGTCGCCCTCGAGGTGCTCCAGGTGGTGCCGACGCTGGAGGACGCCTACCAGGCGCTGGCCACCCCCACGGAAGGACAGCCCGCGCGACGTGGCATCGAACTCTGGACCACTGCCGCTTCGAGCCGCTTCGGCGACGTGACGAGCATGGCGACCGCGAGGGCACGGATCGAGCAGACCGACCGGCCGATCCTCATCGTGTTCGGCACGGGGTGGGGCCTCGCGCCGGAGATCTTGAGTGACGCCGACGTCCGGCTCGAGCCCATCCGCGCCCGCGCGGACACGGGCTTCAACCATCTCAGCGTCCGCGCTGCGTGCGCCATCACGCTCGATCGGCTCCTCGGCTGA
- the queG gene encoding tRNA epoxyqueuosine(34) reductase QueG has product MQPELDRRVKAEALALGFDVVGVARADEPLETEHTRYREFIDQGMHGEMTYLARYVEERRRLDTTAILEGARSVICVGRRYARPRSDESEDPSLAQGVARYARGRDYHNHLKKKLRQLAKFVASLAEGARARALCDIEPVLERAWAARSGIGFVGKNGLVITPGQGSYQMLGEVVTTLDLLPDEPIRERCGSCTRCLDACPTQAFVAPFVLDPRRCVAYLTIEQRTAPEPALREGMGEHLFGCDVCQEVCPFNRTAPPPPARTAPFHPLARWEGRALDELTTLDQASFEALTEGSPVRRARREGLARSATIVAANRLARGACSDDETETARRALHAALQHDDPSVREVARWGLEHARKAPTE; this is encoded by the coding sequence ATGCAGCCGGAGCTCGATCGGCGCGTGAAGGCAGAAGCCCTGGCGCTGGGCTTCGACGTGGTGGGGGTGGCGCGCGCCGACGAACCCCTCGAGACCGAGCACACGCGCTACCGCGAGTTCATCGATCAGGGAATGCACGGCGAGATGACCTACCTCGCGCGCTACGTCGAGGAGCGGAGGCGGCTCGACACCACGGCCATCCTGGAAGGCGCGCGCTCGGTGATCTGTGTCGGGCGCCGCTATGCCCGGCCACGCTCGGACGAGTCGGAAGATCCCTCGCTCGCGCAGGGCGTCGCTCGCTATGCGCGCGGCCGCGACTACCACAACCACCTGAAAAAGAAGCTCCGGCAACTCGCGAAGTTCGTCGCGTCGCTCGCCGAAGGCGCTCGCGCGCGCGCCCTCTGTGACATCGAGCCCGTGCTCGAGCGCGCGTGGGCGGCGCGCTCCGGCATCGGCTTCGTCGGCAAGAATGGCCTGGTGATCACCCCGGGACAGGGCAGCTACCAGATGCTCGGAGAGGTCGTCACCACCCTCGACCTGCTCCCCGACGAGCCGATCCGCGAGCGCTGCGGCTCATGCACCCGCTGCCTCGACGCATGTCCCACCCAGGCGTTCGTCGCCCCGTTCGTGCTCGACCCGCGCCGGTGCGTCGCCTACCTGACCATCGAGCAGCGCACCGCCCCAGAGCCGGCGCTGAGAGAAGGCATGGGCGAGCACCTCTTCGGCTGCGATGTCTGTCAGGAGGTGTGCCCATTCAACCGGACCGCACCACCACCACCTGCGCGCACCGCTCCCTTTCATCCCCTCGCGCGCTGGGAAGGGCGCGCTCTCGACGAGCTCACCACACTCGACCAGGCTTCCTTCGAGGCGCTGACCGAAGGGTCCCCCGTGCGCCGCGCCCGCCGTGAAGGCCTCGCACGCAGTGCCACCATCGTCGCCGCGAACCGCCTTGCTCGCGGCGCCTGCTCCGACGACGAGACCGAGACGGCGCGCAGAGCGCTCCACGCCGCGCTCCAGCACGACGACCCCTCGGTGCGCGAGGTCGCTCGCTGGGGCCTCGAACACGCCCGAAAGGCGCCCACGGAATGA